One Methanocaldococcus villosus KIN24-T80 genomic window carries:
- the carB gene encoding carbamoyl-phosphate synthase large subunit translates to MKVMVFGSGPIVIGQAAEFDYSGSQACKALREEGVYTILINSNPATIQTDIDMADKVYLEPLHPDIVEKIIEKERPDAILPTMGGQTGLNLALELHRRGVLDKYGIKLIGSDIKTIEMAEDRELFAKAMEEINEPIPKHKAVSSVDEALEFAEKIGYPIIVRPAFTLGGTGGGIANNREELIEIVEKGLKYSPIHQVLLDESVIGWKEIELEVMRDKNDTCIIVCGMENLDPMGIHTGESIVVAPVQTLPDETYQTLRDAAIKIIRKLKVEGGCNIQFAVSKDNSEYKVIEVNPRVSRSSALASKATGYPIAKIAAKIAIGKTLDEILNDITKETPASFEPTIDYVVVKIPRWPFDKFKDVDKKLGTSMKSTGEVMAIGRSFEEALQKAIRSLDIGRFGLIGDGKEKNYTNEEIEEILKNPTDERIFVIAEALDRGWSVEKIAELTNIDPFFIKKIKNIVDMKKFLESIKVKDYGN, encoded by the coding sequence ATGAAAGTTATGGTATTTGGTTCAGGACCTATTGTTATAGGACAAGCTGCAGAGTTTGACTATTCTGGATCTCAAGCTTGTAAGGCTTTAAGGGAAGAGGGGGTTTATACAATATTAATAAATTCTAACCCTGCTACAATACAAACAGATATAGACATGGCTGATAAAGTATATTTAGAACCTTTACATCCAGATATTGTAGAGAAAATTATAGAAAAAGAGAGACCTGATGCCATACTACCAACAATGGGAGGACAAACTGGTTTAAATTTAGCTTTGGAGTTACATAGAAGAGGAGTGTTAGACAAATATGGAATAAAACTGATAGGGTCTGATATAAAAACTATAGAGATGGCTGAAGATAGAGAGTTATTTGCAAAAGCTATGGAAGAAATTAATGAGCCAATACCAAAACATAAAGCTGTTAGCTCTGTAGATGAAGCATTAGAATTTGCAGAGAAGATAGGTTATCCTATCATAGTAAGACCTGCATTCACTCTAGGGGGGACAGGAGGGGGAATAGCTAATAATAGGGAAGAGTTAATAGAGATAGTTGAGAAGGGATTAAAATACTCTCCAATTCATCAAGTTCTATTAGATGAAAGTGTTATAGGTTGGAAAGAAATTGAATTAGAGGTTATGAGAGATAAAAATGATACTTGTATTATTGTCTGTGGAATGGAAAATTTAGACCCAATGGGAATACATACAGGAGAAAGTATAGTTGTAGCCCCAGTTCAAACACTACCAGATGAAACTTATCAAACACTTAGGGATGCTGCTATTAAAATAATAAGAAAGTTAAAGGTTGAAGGTGGATGTAATATACAGTTTGCTGTTAGTAAAGATAACAGTGAATATAAAGTTATAGAGGTCAACCCAAGAGTATCAAGAAGTTCAGCTCTTGCAAGTAAAGCTACAGGATATCCTATAGCAAAAATAGCTGCTAAGATAGCTATTGGTAAGACATTAGATGAGATATTAAATGATATTACAAAAGAAACTCCTGCAAGTTTTGAGCCTACTATTGACTATGTTGTTGTTAAAATCCCAAGATGGCCATTTGATAAATTTAAAGATGTAGATAAAAAGTTAGGAACTAGTATGAAATCTACTGGAGAAGTTATGGCAATAGGTAGAAGTTTTGAAGAAGCTTTGCAAAAGGCTATAAGAAGTTTAGATATAGGAAGATTTGGATTAATAGGAGATGGCAAAGAAAAGAATTATACTAATGAGGAGATAGAAGAAATATTAAAAAATCCTACTGATGAGAGAATTTTTGTTATAGCTGAAGCTTTAGATAGAGGATGGAGTGTTGAAAAAATAGCTGAACTGACAAACATTGATCCTTTCTTTATAAAGAAAATTAAAAATATTGTAGATATGAAAAAGTTTTTGGAAAGTATAAAGGTGAAAGATTATGGAAATTAA
- the carB gene encoding carbamoyl-phosphate synthase large subunit, whose translation MEIKEILLKAKKLGFSDKQLAHLLNLSEEDVRKLRKKYNIIPVYKMVDTCAAEFEAKTPYYYSTYETIFYDEQNESIPSDREKVIILGSGPIRIGQGIEFDYSTVHAVQALKEMGIEAIIINNNPETVSTDYDTSDKLYFEPITLEDVLNIVELESKRGKLLGVIVQFGGQTAINLAMKLKKANVNVLGTDPENINKAEDREEFSKLLKDLGIPQAEGGTAFTEEEALEIARRIGYPVLVRPSYVLGGRAMEIVYNEEDLKRYIKEAVKVSEEHPVLIDKFLENAIELDVDAVSDGKSVLIGAIMEHIEEAGVHSGDSACVIPPQTLPNEIIDKIIDYTAKLARALEIKGLLNVQYAVKNGKVYVLEANPRASRTVPYVSKSVGIPLAKLATKVIMGKKLDELLKDYNNVEEVKENVWIAKPKYVSVKESVFPFQKLPGVDPVLGPEMKSTGEAIGIDKDFGLAYYKAQLSANMELPKIGNVFISVRDEDKKEIIDIAKKLHELGFKIYATRGTTKVLREHGIDTIEVKKISESRDDNILKLMKEGKIDLIINTSSGRKARSDGYYIRRMAVDLNIPYITTIPGAKAAVKAIEAIRKGKLNVYSLDELI comes from the coding sequence ATGGAAATTAAAGAAATTTTATTAAAAGCTAAAAAATTAGGATTTTCTGATAAACAACTAGCACATTTGTTAAATCTTTCTGAAGAAGATGTTAGAAAATTGAGAAAAAAATATAATATCATCCCAGTTTATAAAATGGTTGATACCTGTGCTGCTGAGTTTGAAGCAAAAACTCCATATTACTACTCTACCTATGAAACAATCTTTTATGATGAACAGAATGAGAGTATTCCATCAGATAGGGAGAAGGTTATTATCCTTGGATCAGGCCCTATAAGGATTGGACAAGGGATAGAGTTTGATTATTCAACTGTCCATGCAGTTCAGGCATTGAAAGAGATGGGGATAGAGGCTATAATAATAAATAACAATCCTGAAACTGTATCTACAGACTATGATACATCTGATAAGCTATATTTTGAACCTATAACCTTAGAAGATGTTTTAAATATTGTTGAGTTAGAAAGTAAGAGAGGAAAACTTTTAGGAGTTATAGTCCAATTTGGAGGACAAACAGCAATAAATTTAGCTATGAAACTGAAGAAAGCTAATGTAAATGTTCTTGGAACTGACCCAGAAAATATTAATAAAGCTGAAGATAGGGAAGAGTTTTCAAAACTTCTAAAAGACTTAGGAATTCCACAGGCTGAAGGAGGAACGGCATTTACAGAAGAAGAGGCATTAGAAATAGCTAGAAGAATAGGGTATCCTGTCCTTGTAAGGCCATCTTATGTACTTGGTGGAAGAGCTATGGAAATAGTTTATAATGAAGAAGATTTGAAAAGATATATAAAAGAAGCTGTTAAGGTTTCAGAAGAACATCCTGTTTTGATAGATAAATTTTTAGAAAATGCTATTGAATTAGATGTTGATGCAGTATCTGATGGAAAATCTGTTTTAATTGGGGCTATAATGGAACATATTGAAGAAGCTGGGGTTCATAGTGGAGATTCAGCCTGTGTAATTCCTCCACAAACTCTACCAAATGAGATAATAGATAAAATTATTGATTATACAGCTAAATTAGCAAGAGCTCTTGAAATAAAAGGATTGTTAAATGTACAGTATGCTGTTAAAAATGGGAAAGTTTATGTGTTAGAAGCTAATCCAAGAGCTTCAAGGACAGTGCCATATGTTAGTAAATCCGTTGGAATTCCATTAGCTAAATTAGCTACAAAAGTTATAATGGGAAAAAAGTTAGATGAGTTATTAAAAGATTATAATAATGTTGAAGAAGTTAAAGAAAATGTTTGGATAGCTAAACCAAAATATGTGTCAGTAAAAGAATCTGTATTTCCTTTCCAAAAACTACCAGGTGTTGATCCAGTTTTAGGACCTGAAATGAAATCTACAGGGGAAGCTATTGGTATAGATAAAGATTTTGGTTTAGCATATTACAAAGCTCAGCTTTCAGCTAATATGGAGTTACCAAAAATAGGAAATGTATTTATAAGTGTTAGAGATGAGGACAAGAAAGAGATTATAGATATAGCAAAAAAGTTGCATGAATTAGGATTTAAGATTTATGCTACTAGAGGAACCACTAAGGTTTTAAGAGAGCATGGAATTGATACTATAGAAGTTAAGAAGATATCTGAAAGTAGAGATGATAATATATTAAAATTAATGAAAGAAGGAAAAATAGATTTAATTATAAACACTTCATCTGGTAGAAAAGCTAGATCTGATGGGTATTATATTAGAAGAATGGCAGTTGATTTAAATATTCCATATATAACAACAATCCCAGGAGCTAAAGCTGCTGTTAAAGCTATAGAAGCTATAAGAAAAGGTAAGTTGAATGTTTATTCATTAGATGAACTTATTTAA
- a CDS encoding UPF0058 family protein, with amino-acid sequence MHKEDLMKLHQFFVYVTKELTLNSHLDEKCKELLSIYESLDIKPHHIHRLKDEQKIAILLLASCIAYHLSKNLEGVHKNLAKKLEENAFKHLKELKKVK; translated from the coding sequence ATGCATAAAGAAGATTTGATGAAATTACATCAATTTTTTGTATATGTTACTAAGGAGCTAACATTAAACAGTCATTTGGATGAAAAATGTAAAGAACTTTTAAGTATTTATGAAAGTTTAGATATTAAGCCTCATCATATACATAGACTGAAAGATGAACAGAAAATAGCTATTTTACTATTAGCATCATGTATAGCTTATCATCTTTCAAAAAATTTAGAAGGGGTTCATAAAAATCTTGCAAAAAAATTGGAAGAAAATGCTTTTAAACATTTAAAAGAATTAAAAAAAGTTAAATAA
- the cobT gene encoding nicotinate mononucleotide-dependent phosphoribosyltransferase CobT, translated as MIRINDNGFIEEIKKDALFICVISSIETTLHYPISGVHKDFIKYTPALDVELVFFGKTLTLKTPPVDSSFSPSPAVITRACVELKNIKNLHIDAGAFIKPKIPYIEIDKKPTGRIEEGKAMENSKLLYNKAYNLANNLDAELLIIGESVPGGTTTALGVLLGLGYDAEGKVSSGSINNPHELKLEIVRKGLKRAKSNNVFDILNAVGDKMMPVAAALAVNFLKRRKPVILAGGTQMAAVLAVIKEIYNDLDKIAIATTEFVINDKNSDLIGLVEQIADIPIYAAKFDFENSRLLGLRKYCEGAVKEGVGAGGVSVYSIANNLNPKRIREFIENNFKKWYGQ; from the coding sequence ATGATAAGAATTAATGATAATGGGTTTATAGAGGAGATAAAGAAAGATGCACTTTTTATCTGTGTTATCTCTTCAATAGAAACTACACTTCATTATCCAATTTCAGGAGTACATAAAGATTTTATAAAATACACTCCTGCTTTGGATGTTGAGCTAGTGTTTTTTGGTAAAACATTAACTTTAAAAACTCCTCCTGTTGACTCCTCTTTCTCCCCCTCTCCAGCAGTAATAACAAGGGCTTGTGTTGAATTAAAAAATATAAAGAATCTTCATATAGATGCAGGAGCCTTTATTAAGCCAAAAATTCCATATATAGAGATAGATAAAAAACCAACAGGAAGAATTGAAGAAGGCAAAGCAATGGAAAATTCTAAGCTTTTGTATAATAAAGCATATAATTTAGCTAATAATTTAGATGCTGAATTATTAATTATAGGAGAATCTGTCCCAGGTGGGACAACAACAGCTTTAGGGGTTCTTTTAGGTTTAGGTTATGATGCAGAGGGGAAGGTTAGCTCAGGATCTATAAATAACCCTCATGAGTTAAAGTTAGAGATAGTTAGAAAAGGTTTAAAAAGGGCTAAATCAAATAATGTCTTTGACATCTTAAATGCTGTTGGAGATAAGATGATGCCTGTTGCTGCAGCCTTAGCAGTTAATTTTTTAAAAAGAAGAAAACCTGTTATATTGGCTGGAGGAACACAAATGGCTGCTGTTTTAGCAGTTATAAAAGAAATTTATAATGATTTGGATAAAATAGCTATAGCAACAACAGAATTTGTTATTAATGATAAAAATTCAGATTTAATAGGTTTGGTGGAGCAGATAGCAGATATTCCCATTTATGCAGCTAAATTTGATTTTGAAAATTCAAGGTTATTGGGGCTAAGAAAATATTGTGAAGGGGCTGTAAAAGAAGGTGTTGGAGCTGGAGGAGTTAGTGTATATAGTATTGCTAACAATTTAAACCCTAAAAGAATTAGGGAGTTTATAGAGAATAATTTTAAAAAATGGTATGGACAATAG
- a CDS encoding bifunctional 5,6,7,8-tetrahydromethanopterin hydro-lyase/3-hexulose-6-phosphate synthase yields MKFGEATFNNASVIASLVDDIVFSNALSRGNGILANLRPNLIVKPLTLVIPRGNLNNIQEELFNGVIQFAVAKAVADMDLDENLKILVTVNVPEEPLTMISKRKLFHQYYAATRLAINRAINEYPPMEKVKNEKFRAIHPLVGFRDDRLENPPYLQVALDVPSLENLDMILETLPKSDHLILEAGTPLIKRFGLEVIEHIREYFDGFIVADLKTLDTGRVEVRLAFEYTANAVVISALAPKATILKALHECQKCGLMSYLDTLNVDNIEMLYNSLEIKPDVIVLHRGIDEESFGIKKSWSFKEGKLAIAGGVGLENIDELIKNYHILIVGRAITKSKDPSRMIRAFLNKMGYDIDTYRLYYDEDEDLNYSFK; encoded by the coding sequence ATGAAATTTGGTGAAGCTACATTTAATAATGCAAGTGTAATAGCCTCATTAGTTGATGATATAGTTTTTTCTAATGCTCTTTCAAGAGGTAATGGTATTTTAGCTAATTTAAGGCCTAATTTAATTGTTAAACCTCTAACTTTAGTAATTCCAAGAGGTAATTTGAATAACATACAAGAAGAGTTATTTAATGGGGTTATCCAATTTGCTGTAGCAAAAGCTGTTGCTGATATGGATTTAGATGAAAATTTAAAAATATTGGTGACTGTCAATGTCCCTGAAGAGCCATTAACAATGATTAGTAAAAGAAAGCTATTTCATCAATACTATGCTGCTACAAGATTGGCTATAAATAGGGCAATAAATGAATATCCACCTATGGAGAAAGTTAAAAATGAGAAGTTTAGGGCTATACACCCATTAGTAGGTTTTAGAGATGATAGATTGGAAAATCCACCATATCTACAGGTAGCATTGGATGTTCCATCTTTAGAAAATTTAGATATGATATTGGAAACACTACCAAAGAGTGATCACCTTATCTTAGAGGCAGGAACTCCATTAATAAAGAGATTTGGATTAGAGGTTATAGAACATATAAGAGAATATTTTGATGGATTTATTGTTGCTGATTTAAAGACATTAGATACTGGTAGAGTTGAGGTTAGATTAGCTTTTGAATATACTGCAAATGCTGTAGTCATCTCTGCCTTAGCCCCAAAGGCTACAATATTAAAAGCCCTCCATGAATGCCAAAAATGTGGATTGATGAGTTATTTAGACACTTTAAATGTTGATAATATAGAAATGTTATATAATAGCTTAGAAATAAAACCTGATGTTATTGTCCTACATAGGGGAATTGATGAGGAAAGTTTTGGAATAAAAAAGAGTTGGAGTTTTAAAGAGGGTAAATTAGCTATAGCTGGTGGAGTAGGTTTGGAAAATATAGATGAGTTAATTAAGAATTACCATATTCTCATTGTAGGTAGAGCAATAACAAAGTCTAAAGACCCTTCAAGAATGATAAGAGCTTTTTTGAATAAAATGGGGTATGATATTGATACTTACAGGCTTTACTATGATGAAGATGAAGACTTAAATTATAGTTTTAAGTGA
- a CDS encoding KaiC domain-containing protein, with protein sequence MKRVKTGIPGMDEILHGGIPERNVVLLSGGPGTGKSIFCQQFLYKGVTEFNEPAVLIALEEHPVQVRENMKQFGWDVKKLEEEGKFAIIDAFTYGIGAAAKRERYVVNDPTDERELIDVLKQAINDISAKRIGIDSVTTLYINKPMMARRTVFLLKRVIAGLGCTAIFTSQISVGERGFGGPGVEHAVDGIIRLDLDEVDGELKRSLIVWKMRGTSHSLRRHPFEITDNGIIVYHDKVLKLK encoded by the coding sequence ATGAAAAGAGTAAAAACTGGAATTCCTGGAATGGATGAGATATTACATGGAGGTATTCCTGAAAGAAATGTAGTTCTCCTTTCTGGAGGTCCGGGGACTGGGAAGTCTATATTCTGCCAGCAGTTTTTATATAAAGGTGTCACTGAATTTAATGAACCTGCTGTGCTAATAGCCTTAGAAGAACATCCAGTACAAGTTAGAGAGAATATGAAACAGTTTGGATGGGATGTGAAAAAGTTAGAGGAAGAAGGAAAATTTGCTATAATTGATGCCTTTACCTATGGTATAGGTGCTGCAGCTAAGAGGGAGAGATATGTTGTTAATGATCCTACTGATGAAAGAGAATTGATAGATGTTTTAAAACAGGCTATTAATGATATTTCAGCTAAGAGAATAGGGATAGATTCTGTTACAACATTGTATATAAATAAACCAATGATGGCAAGAAGAACAGTTTTTCTATTAAAGAGAGTGATTGCAGGACTAGGCTGCACAGCTATCTTTACATCCCAAATATCTGTTGGAGAAAGAGGTTTTGGAGGACCTGGAGTAGAACATGCTGTTGATGGGATTATTAGATTAGATTTAGATGAAGTTGATGGGGAGCTAAAGAGAAGTTTGATTGTTTGGAAAATGAGAGGAACAAGCCATTCATTAAGAAGACATCCATTTGAAATAACTGATAATGGAATTATAGTTTACCATGATAAGGTTCTCAAACTCAAATAA
- a CDS encoding MBL fold metallo-hydrolase → MIKLLYKGELIREGGIIKKASSSSTFISTEKHNILVDTSTKDKLKIILKNLPVKPDEIDVIINTHSHYDHVENNDFFKEATVYGSPKEGSYFEDYKKLKDKEIEIIETPGHTYGSISVIYKDYIIVGDASPLKDNILKLIPPRVNVDENLALKSLIKIRKLKKNVITGHDGCVKYSNFW, encoded by the coding sequence ATGATAAAGTTACTTTATAAAGGAGAATTGATTAGAGAAGGAGGAATTATAAAGAAAGCTTCTTCATCATCTACCTTTATCTCTACAGAGAAACATAACATATTAGTTGACACTTCCACTAAGGATAAGCTAAAAATAATATTAAAAAATCTCCCTGTCAAACCTGATGAGATTGATGTTATTATCAACACACATTCTCACTATGATCATGTAGAGAATAATGATTTCTTTAAAGAGGCTACTGTTTATGGCTCTCCAAAAGAAGGAAGTTATTTTGAGGACTATAAAAAATTAAAAGATAAAGAAATAGAAATCATTGAAACTCCTGGGCATACATATGGATCAATATCAGTTATATACAAGGATTATATAATTGTTGGTGATGCATCACCACTTAAAGATAATATATTAAAACTCATTCCTCCAAGGGTAAATGTAGATGAAAATTTAGCCTTAAAGAGCTTGATTAAAATAAGAAAATTGAAGAAAAATGTCATTACAGGACATGATGGGTGTGTGAAATATTCTAATTTTTGGTGA
- the serB gene encoding phosphoserine phosphatase SerB, which translates to MKKLVVFDFDSTLIENETIDELAKEANKEEEIKEITKKAMNGEIDFKEALKKRVSLLKGLPIEKVENAINRLKLTNGAEETIKELKNRGYKVAVVSGGFDIAINKFKYLDFDYIFANKLIFKDNKLTGEVIGKVLDNTSKGKIIEEVAKKENIPLKNIIVVADGANDVSMFEKAGLKIAFCAKPILKKKADVIIEKRDLREVLKFIK; encoded by the coding sequence ATGAAAAAGCTTGTTGTGTTTGATTTTGATAGCACACTTATAGAAAATGAAACTATTGATGAACTGGCTAAAGAAGCTAATAAAGAGGAGGAAATTAAAGAAATCACAAAAAAAGCTATGAATGGAGAGATAGATTTTAAAGAAGCTTTAAAAAAGAGAGTTTCTCTTTTAAAGGGATTACCAATAGAAAAAGTAGAAAATGCTATAAATAGGCTTAAGCTAACAAATGGGGCTGAAGAAACAATAAAAGAGCTGAAAAATAGAGGCTATAAAGTGGCTGTTGTAAGTGGTGGTTTTGATATAGCAATAAATAAATTTAAATATCTTGACTTTGATTATATCTTTGCTAATAAGTTAATATTTAAAGATAATAAATTAACTGGAGAGGTTATTGGAAAGGTTTTAGATAACACATCAAAAGGTAAAATTATAGAAGAGGTTGCTAAGAAAGAAAATATTCCTTTAAAAAATATTATAGTTGTTGCTGATGGAGCTAATGATGTCAGTATGTTTGAAAAAGCTGGACTTAAGATAGCTTTTTGTGCAAAACCTATTTTAAAAAAGAAAGCAGATGTGATTATTGAAAAAAGAGATCTTAGAGAAGTTTTAAAATTTATAAAGTGA